One part of the Melospiza melodia melodia isolate bMelMel2 chromosome 3, bMelMel2.pri, whole genome shotgun sequence genome encodes these proteins:
- the HADHB gene encoding trifunctional enzyme subunit beta, mitochondrial, whose amino-acid sequence MSSMLSSALRNLPVSSAWAAGAFTRSLSCSSQFQSAAQPKTKQSLGKSGVKNVVVVEGVRIPFLQSGTTYADLMPHDLARAALQGLLTRTSVPRDVVDYIVYGTVIQEVKTSNVAREAALGAGFSDKTPAHTVTMACISSNQAMTTGVGMIAAGQCDVVVAGGVELMSDVPIRHSRKMRKTMLTLNRAKTLGQKLSLISKIRPDYFAPELPAVAEFSTSETMGHSADRLAAAFGISRLEQDEYALRSHTLAKRAQDEGLLQDVVPFKVPGKDTVTKDNGIRPSSLEQMGKLKPAFVKPYGTVTAANSSFLTDGASAMLIMSEEKALAMGYKPKAYLRDFVYVSQDPKDQLLLGPTYATPKVLEKAGLSMSDIDVFEFHEAFAGQILANLKAMDSDWFAKNYMGRRSKVGAPPLDKFNTWGGSLSLGHPFGATGCRLVITAAHRLKKEGGQYGLVAACAAGGQGHAMIVELYPQ is encoded by the exons ATGAGTTCCATGCTGAGCTCTGCCCTGCGGAACCTCCCCGTGtcctcagcctgggctgctggggcCT TTACTCGATCACTCAGCTGTTCCTCGCAGTTCCAATCTGCAG CCCAGCCAAAGACTAAGCAGAGCTTGGGCAAAAGTGGAGTGAAGAATGTGGTGGTGGTGGAGGGTGTCCGCATTCCCTTCCTGCAGTCTGGCACCAC GTATGCTGATCTGATGCCACACGACTTAGCCAGAGCAGCACTGCA GGGCCTGCTGACCAGGACCAGTGTCCCAAGGGATGTTGTTGATTACATTGTTTATGGCACAGTTATCCAGGAGGTGAAAACCAGTAATGTTGCCAGAGAG GCTGCCTTGGGAGCGGGGTTCTCTGACAAAACTCCAGCCCACACCGTCACCATGGCCTGCATTTCCTCAAACCAGGCCATGACCACAG gggtggGGATGATTGCAGCTGGCCAGTGTGACGTGGTGGTGGCCGGCGGCGTGGAGCTCATGTCCGACGTCCCCATCCGCCACAGCAGGAAGATGAGGAAGACCATGCTGACCCTGAACAGAGCCAAGACCCTGGGCCAGAAGCTCTCCCTCATTTCCAAAATTCGCCCTGACTACTTTGCTCCGGAG ctcccagctgtgGCAGAGTTCTCCACCAGCGAGACCATGGGGCACTCTGCCGACCGCCTGGCCGCCGCCTTCGGCATCTCCCGCCTGGAGCAGGACGAGTACGCGCTGCGCTCGCACACGCTGGCCAAGAGAGCCCAGGACGAGGGGCTGCTGCAGGACGTGGTGCCCTTCAAAGTGCcag GCAAAGACACAGTCACCAAAGACAACGGGATCCGCCCGTCCTCCCTGGAGCAGATGGGAAAACTGAAGCCAGCCTTTGTCAAGCCCTATGGAACAGTGACAGCAGCCAACTCCTCCTTCCTG ACCGACGGAGCGTCGGCGATGCTGATCATGTCTGAGGAGAAGGCCCTGGCCATGGGCTACAAACCAAAGGCCTACCTAAG GGATTTCGTGTACGTGTCCCAGGATCCCAAGGACCAGCTGCTCCTGGG CCCCACCTATGCCACCCCCAAAGTGCTGGAGAAGGCCGGGCTCAGCATGAGTGACATCGATGTGTTTGAGTTCCACGAGGCCTTTGCT GGCCAGATCCTGGCTAACCTGAAAGCCATGGATTCAGACTGGTTTGCAAAGAACTACATGGGCAGGAGGTCAAAG gttgGAGCCCCTCCCCTGGACAAGTTCAACACCTGGGGGGGCTCCCTGTCCCTGGGACACCCCTTTGGGGCCACCGGCTGCCGCCTGGTCATCACTGCTGCCCACAGGCTGAAGAAGGAGGGGGGCCAGTACGGCCTGgtggctgcctgtgctgcaggagggcag ggtCACGCGATGATCGTGGAGCTCTACCCCCAGtaa
- the LOC134416643 gene encoding LOW QUALITY PROTEIN: sterile alpha motif domain-containing protein 12-like (The sequence of the model RefSeq protein was modified relative to this genomic sequence to represent the inferred CDS: inserted 2 bases in 2 codons; deleted 2 bases in 1 codon), which yields MSGLRGQSSALGSCRRDRSAHARPGRAAAPHSSPARPRASAPXHAQGSRVPGGAVCGAALGAPGAVPAEPAPGQRFLWLCWCRARSRSEGAKTAPVPXPHMELPAEDGAEAPQEGNPEAEVPEGPQRPAGQWSGAEVGSWLAAHGGPAELAREHALTGRALLRLSEGSLRRMGVTPRGRRRDLLRELLWLRLRHDVQELRSIAAE from the exons atgtccgg gctgcgggggcagagcAGCGCCCTGGGCAGCTGCCGGCGGGACCGGTCCGCACACGCTCggccgggcagggctgcagcCC CCCACTcgagccccgcccggccccgtgCCTCGGCTC GGCATGCCCAGGGGTCCCGTGTGCCCGGCGGGGCCGTTTGTGGGGCAGCGCTCGGGGCA cccggggctgtgcccgcgGAGCCAGCGCCCGGGCAAAGGTTCCTTTGGCTCTGCTGGTGTCGGGCGCGGAGCCGGAGCGAG GGAGCCAAAACtgcccccgtgc ggccccacATGGAGCTCCCggcggaggatggggctgagGCACCCCAGGAGGGGAACCCCGAGGCTGAG gTGCCCGAGGGGCCGCAGCGCCCGGCGGGGCAGTGGTCGGGGGCCGAGGTGGGCTCGTGGCTGGCGGCGCACGGCGGGCCGGCGGAGCTGGCCCGGGAGCACGCCCTGACGggccgggcgctgctgcgcctCAGCGAGGGCTCCCTGCGGCGCATGGGGGTCAccccgcggggccggcgccgggaCCTGCTGcgggagctgctgtggctgcggcTGCGGCACGACGTGCAGGAGCTGCGGAGCATCGCTGCCG AGTGA